CCGCTCCCGATGCCCGAGGCGCGCCTCGCGGAGGCCGAGGTCCTGCTGCGCGCCGGCGATCCGGGGGCGGCGCTGGCCCGGTTGCGGGAGGCGGCCACCACCGACTTCGTCGATCCCCCGTGGCTGCCGGGCTGGTTGCTGGCCCGCCTCGGGCAGCTCGCCGACGTCGCCGACGCGCGCGACGAGGCGCGCCGCGCCTACCGCGGCGTGCTCGCCCTCGCGTGGGCGCCCCGCGCCGCGCGGGAGGCGGCGAAGGCGGGGCTCGAGACGCCGTTCACGCTTCCCCGCGCGGACGGCGACGCGGGCGCCTGAGGCGTCGGCGTGCCGCCCGCCCCCGACCTCCCGCGGCAGCTGCCCCGGTGGCGGCCGGACCTGGGGTACGGCTGGGTGGTTGGCGAATTCGCGGTCCGGGCGCTGCTGCGCGACGCCCCCGGGCGCGCCCTCGAGGTGCGCCTCCACCGCGACGCGGACCCCGCCCTCCGGCGCGACCTCGAGGGGGCGTGCGCGGCGGCGGGGGTGCCGCTCGAGGCGGACGACGCGGCGGTCGAAGCGAAGCGGTCGAAGGCCAACGCGACGGTGCTGGGGCTGCTGCGGACGCACGACGACGCGCTGGAGGCGAGCGCGCCGCAGGTGGCGTTGGTCGGCCCGCGCGAGCCGGGGAACGTCGGGACCGCCCTGCGCACCGCCGTCGCGCTGGGGGTGCGCGACGTCGCGGTGATCGGCGGGGTGCATCCGCGCTCGCCGCACGCCCTGCGCGCGTCGCTCGGGACGGCGTTCGCGGCGCGCGTCGCGCGGCCAGCGTCGCTGCCGGCGTGGGCGGAGACCGCCCGCCGCGAGGGGGGCGCGCCGCCGCTGCTGCTGCACGGCCGCGGCGCGCGGACCCTCCGGGACGTCGCGGCGGCCGGCGCGCCCCGCCCCCTGCGCCTGGCGGTGGGGCCGGAGTGGCCCGGCTTCGCCGACGCCGACCTGCGCCACGGCACGCCGGTCCGCATCGACGTCGCGGCGGAGGCGGAGTCGTTGAACGTCGCGGTGGCGCTCGGCATCGCCCTGCATCACCTGGGGCCGTACGCGACGCGGTAGA
The DNA window shown above is from Trueperaceae bacterium and carries:
- a CDS encoding TrmH family RNA methyltransferase — translated: MPPAPDLPRQLPRWRPDLGYGWVVGEFAVRALLRDAPGRALEVRLHRDADPALRRDLEGACAAAGVPLEADDAAVEAKRSKANATVLGLLRTHDDALEASAPQVALVGPREPGNVGTALRTAVALGVRDVAVIGGVHPRSPHALRASLGTAFAARVARPASLPAWAETARREGGAPPLLLHGRGARTLRDVAAAGAPRPLRLAVGPEWPGFADADLRHGTPVRIDVAAEAESLNVAVALGIALHHLGPYATR